In Oenanthe melanoleuca isolate GR-GAL-2019-014 linkage group LGE22, OMel1.0, whole genome shotgun sequence, the following proteins share a genomic window:
- the FIGNL2 gene encoding fidgetin-like protein 2: MHWSPEHAQSLNQWPEQHLDVSSTTSSPAHKSELYPSSRQRFNYAWANDDISALTASNLLKRYAEKYSGVLDAPYERPPLGAYGDGAFGPVNGQKGDGEPWPGAHGSDGAFPLAPIHDGLAATKAAVPPAGSGAVGLGGSAVVPPNLSEPVYAGNSCGAAAAPGASQEYPSGYGGTYLPSGYCAQPAAALPPPHPQALHSSGLLQPPHASPALVPGYGSSGSVYNYGSGSYAPQPGYGGIHPPHPPASYLPSGIAAPTPIPAPPPPARPAYGYQSAGLGALAVPPLGTEAAGALKRKAFDIGGEDDGEGRYRKYSYEQPKSPYALPDNGECRGNGFGGGGESPQVAFKGGKRPAGAAAGDEHTGKFGGQQLKAVVSPSYGSRDAALRPAEPFGKFSPPLANGERAAEPGAAFPLRPPPKAVGFLEEQPKNVDPLLLELVNTKVVERGPPVQWSDIAGQGSVKAAIEEELLWPILRPGSYGGAGHPLRTLLLFGPRGTGKTLLSRCISTQLGSTLLRLSGTTLLSTWKAEAEKILQTVFLVANCRQPSVVLITEAESLLAARAGEDGGQLGNLKSQLLSYLDDVAASSEQNVVVIGTTARPGSMDEAAHRRFGTRLYIAPPDGGTRRLLLRQALARHGCSLGERELAALAQRTESFSVAELLRLCQQAGAARRALPGPPGPFQELEKALCKVGPAASQKELDLFLEWDKMYGTRH; this comes from the coding sequence ATGCACTGGTCACCAGAGCATGCCCAGTCCCTGAACCAGTGGCCGGAGCAGCACCTGGACGTTTCCTCCACCACCTCGTCCCCAGCCCACAAGTCGGAGCTGTACCCCAGCAGCCGCCAGCGCTTCAACTACGCCTGGGCCAACGATGACATCTCGGCTCTCACGGCCTCCAACCTGCTCAAGAGGTACGCCGAGAAGTACTCGGGGGTGCTGGACGCGCCCTACGAGCGGCCCCCGCTCGGCGCCTACGGGGACGGCGCCTTCGGCCCCGTGAACGGCCAGAAGGGGGACGGGGAGCCCTGGCCGGGGGCGCACGGCTCGGACGGCGCCTTCCCGCTGGCCCCGATCCACGATGGGCTGGCGGCCACCAAGGCAGCGGTGCCGCcggcgggcagcggggccgTCGGGCTGGGCGGCTCCGCGGTGGTGCCGCCCAACCTCAGCGAGCCCGTGTACGCCGGCAATTCCTGcggggcggccgccgccccGGGGGCGTCTCAGGAGTACCCCTCGGGTTACGGGGGCACCTACTTGCCCTCCGGCTACTGCGCGCAGCCCGCGGCGGCGCTGCCGCCTCCGCACCCccaagccctgcacagctcggggctcctgcagcccccgcACGCCTCGCCCGCGCTGGTGCCGGGCTACGGCTCCTCGGGCTCCGTGTACAACTACGGCAGCGGCAGCTACGCGCCCCAGCCGGGCTACGGGGGCATCCACCCGCCGCACCCCCCGGCCTCCTACCTGCCCTCGGGCATCGCCGCGCCCACCCccatcccggccccgccgccccccgcccgccccgcctACGGCTACCAGAGCGCCGGGCTGGGCGCGCTGGCCGTGCCGCCGCTGGGCACCGAGGCGGCGGGCGCGCTGAAGAGGAAGGCGTTCGACATCGGCGGGGAGGATGACGGCGAGGGCAGGTACAGGAAATACAGCTACGAGCAGCCAAAGTCTCCCTACGCCCTGCCGGACAACGGCGAGTGCCGCGGCAACGGCttcggcggcggcggcgagtCGCCGCAGGTGGCCTTCAAAGGGGGGAAGCGGCCAGCGGGAGCGGCGGCCGGCGACGAGCACACGGGCAAGTTCGGcgggcagcagctgaaggcgGTGGTGTCTCCGTCCTACGGCTCCAGGGACGCTGCCCTGCGGCCGGCAGAGCCCTTCGGCAAGTTCAGCCCGCCGCTGGCCAACGGCGAGCGCGCCGCCGAGCCCGGGGCCGCCTTCCCGCTGCGGCCGCCGCCCAAGGCCGTGGGGTtcctggaggagcagcccaAGAACGTGGACccgctgctgctggagctggtgaACACCAAGGTGGTGGAGCGCGGGCCGCCGGTGCAGTGGTCGGACATCGCCGGGCAGGGCTCGGTGAAGGCGGCCATcgaggaggagctgctgtggcccATCCTGCGGCCCGGCTCCTACGGCGGCGCCGGGCACCCGCTGCGGACCCTGCTGCTCTTCGGGCCCCGCGGCACCGGCAAGACGCTGCTGAGCCGCTGCATCTCCACCCAGCTGGGCTCCACGCTGCTGCGGCTCAGCGGCACCACCCTGCTCTCCACCTGGAAGGCCGAAGCCGAGAAGATCCTGCAGACCGTGTTCCTGGTGGCCAACTGCCGCCAGCCCTCCGTGGTGCTCATCACCGAGGCCGAGTCCCTGCtggcggcgcgggcgggcgaGGACGGCGGCCAGCTGGGCAACCTCAAATCTCAGCTCCTCTCTTACCTGGACGACGTGGCCGCCTCGTCGGAGCAGAACGTGGTGGTGATCGGCACCACGGCGCGGCCGGGCAGCATGGACGAGGCGGCGCACCGGCGCTTCGGCACCCGGCTGTACATCGCGCCGCCCGACGGCGGCACCCGCCGCCTGCTGCTGCGCCAGGCGCTGGCCCGGCACGGCTGCAGCCTGGGCGAGCGAGAGCTGGCGGCGCTGGCCCAGCGCACCGAGAGCTTCTCGGTGGCCGAGCTGCTGCGGCTGTGCCAGCAGGCGGGGGCGGCGCGCCGGGCGCTGCCGGGACCCCCCGGCCCcttccaggagctggagaaggcgCTGTGCAAGGtcggccccgccgcctcccaGAAGGAGCTGGACTTGTTCCTGGAGTGGGATAAGATGTACGGCACCAGGCACTGA